One region of Pseudomonadota bacterium genomic DNA includes:
- a CDS encoding AMMECR1 domain-containing protein, which yields MRRTSVAVVLMMLVALLGGLTITPAMCAGDAFSAFRESENDPGLCREIARLTARSLQITVGEGGQPCAPAPVHPCLRRGVGVFVTLVEDGQVRGCMGAVDPVEETAAADITRAAALAATEDRRYPPLRPSELGKVVALVSIVGPRRRVQSLSQLDPLRLGLLVEGSGRGGVLLPGEALSAGRQVAGCRGKAGLSMRATATMYVFPTVVFDPSKRRHP from the coding sequence ATGAGGCGTACATCCGTGGCTGTGGTGCTGATGATGCTCGTCGCGCTGCTGGGGGGACTGACGATCACGCCTGCGATGTGCGCAGGCGACGCCTTCTCGGCATTTCGCGAATCAGAGAACGACCCGGGTCTGTGCCGTGAGATCGCGCGGCTCACCGCGCGGTCGCTGCAGATCACCGTGGGGGAAGGCGGGCAGCCCTGCGCCCCTGCGCCCGTGCACCCATGCCTGCGGCGAGGCGTGGGGGTGTTCGTCACCCTTGTTGAAGACGGTCAGGTGCGCGGATGCATGGGGGCCGTCGATCCGGTCGAGGAGACCGCCGCCGCCGACATCACCCGGGCCGCGGCCTTGGCGGCCACTGAAGATCGCCGCTACCCGCCGCTGCGCCCCTCGGAGCTGGGCAAGGTCGTGGCCCTGGTCTCCATCGTCGGCCCTCGTCGACGGGTGCAGTCGCTCTCACAGCTCGATCCCCTGCGCCTCGGCCTGCTCGTCGAAGGATCGGGGCGGGGCGGTGTTCTCCTGCCAGGTGAAGCGCTCTCGGCTGGCAGGCAGGTGGCAGGCTGCAGAGGAAAAGCCGGACTGTCGATGCGCGCGACGGCGACCATGTATGTGTTCCCCAC